A section of the Candidatus Eisenbacteria bacterium genome encodes:
- the galT gene encoding galactose-1-phosphate uridylyltransferase: MDERNRMPELRKDPVVGRWVIISTERSRRPTNFSPAAPQRSSGYCPFCPGHEDKTPPEVYAVRANGEGVNAGGWTVRVVPNKFPALQIEGTLDRRGEGLYDKMNGVGAHEVVIESPVHDQDLADLPVEHIEQVLQAYRARVLDLHRDRRFRYVLIFKNHGDQAGATLEHTHTQLIATPIIPKIIQEELEGARRYYELKERCVFCDMVQQETAAEESGRRLVSMNDRFVAMAPFAPRFPFETWILPRRHDGSFESVEQEEELRDLAWMLKDTLVRLNRALNRPPFNFVLHTSPVTDPDLEYYHWHIEILPKLTRVAGFEIGSGFYINPTPPEDAAQYLRGMGG, encoded by the coding sequence ATCGACGAGAGGAATCGGATGCCTGAGCTCAGGAAGGACCCGGTGGTCGGCCGGTGGGTCATCATCTCCACCGAGCGCAGCCGCCGGCCGACCAACTTCAGCCCTGCGGCGCCGCAGAGGTCGTCGGGATACTGCCCGTTCTGTCCCGGACACGAAGACAAGACTCCGCCGGAAGTGTACGCGGTGCGCGCCAACGGGGAAGGCGTGAACGCCGGGGGATGGACGGTCCGGGTCGTGCCCAACAAGTTCCCGGCGCTGCAGATCGAGGGGACGCTCGACCGCCGGGGTGAAGGTCTCTACGACAAGATGAACGGGGTTGGAGCGCACGAGGTCGTCATCGAGAGCCCGGTCCACGACCAGGATCTCGCGGACCTCCCGGTCGAGCACATCGAGCAGGTGCTGCAGGCCTATCGCGCCCGCGTGCTCGATCTGCATCGAGATCGCCGGTTCCGCTACGTGCTGATCTTCAAGAACCACGGCGATCAGGCCGGCGCCACGCTCGAGCACACGCACACGCAGCTGATCGCGACCCCGATCATTCCCAAGATCATCCAGGAAGAGCTCGAGGGCGCCCGGCGCTATTACGAGCTCAAGGAGCGCTGCGTCTTCTGCGACATGGTTCAGCAGGAGACGGCGGCGGAGGAATCCGGACGCCGGCTGGTGTCGATGAACGACCGGTTCGTGGCCATGGCGCCGTTCGCCCCGCGCTTTCCCTTCGAAACCTGGATCCTTCCGCGCCGCCATGACGGCTCGTTCGAGTCGGTCGAGCAGGAGGAGGAGCTTCGGGACCTGGCGTGGATGCTCAAGGACACGCTGGTGCGCCTCAACCGCGCCCTCAACCGTCCGCCGTTCAACTTCGTGCTCCACACCTCGCCCGTGACCGATCCGGACCTCGAGTACTATCACTGGCACATCGAGATCCTGCCCAAGCTGACGCGGGTCGCGGGATTCGAGATCGGCTCCGGCTTCTACATCAATCCGACACCACCCGAAGACGCCGCCCAGTACCTGCGGGGCATGGGCGGCTGA